GGAGCGCTGAGGCTCGGTGTGCGCGAGACGGGCACCAGGGTGCTCGCGGCGGAGGAGAAACCCCTGTGCCCCGACGGCTTCAACGCCGCGTGGGCCATGGTCGTCGCGAGCCCTCGACAGGCCCACCGGCTCCCGGAGATCGCCCTCAAGGGGGCGGACAGCCCGCTGGTCGGGGCGAGCGCCGTCGAGGTGGCCGGGTTCGTCAACTTCAACACGGCCGGAACGCCGGGATAGGCCGCGCGGGCCGAGATCGGCTCTCCGAAGCGGTGCCCGGCCCGTGACGGCGAGCCCCGGCGACGACGGACTCCGGTCTCCCGGCGGTCACTCCGGCTGCCAGCCCAGGGCCCGGGAGATCCCGCGGGCCGCGATACGTACGGCCGGTGCCAGCACCGGTACCTGCGCGTCGGCGTGCGGGACGACGACCGACACGGCGGCCGTCACCGCACCGCCCGGCCCGCGCACCGGGGCGGCCACCGACAGGGCGTCGTCGGTGACCTGACGGCTGCTCACCGCGACGCCCGCCCGCCGGACTTCGGCCAGTACCCGGCGCAACCGCACCGGATCGGTGATGGTGTGGGCGGTGTAGGAGGCCAACGGCCCGGCGCAGTAGGTCTCTTGGAGCTCGAAGTCGCTGTGCGCCAGCAGCGCGAGCCCCACGCCGGTGACGTGCAACGGCCAACGGGCGCCCACCCGGATGTGCACACCGACCGCCGAACGCCCCGACAGCCACTCGGTGTAGACGACCTCGGACCCGTCCCGCACCGCCAACTGCACGTTCTCGTGCGTGGCTTCGTACAGGTCCTCCAGGAACGGCAGCGCGACCTGTCGCAGTGCCAGGCCGCGCGGCGCCAGTGCCGCGACCTCCCACAGCCGCAGCCCCACGTGGTACACGCCGGACGGATCCCGCTCCAGGGCGCCCCACTCGGTCAGCGCGCTCACCAGCCGGTGCGCGGTGGTGAGGGTCAGGCCGGCGCGGCGACTGATGTCGGTCAGGGACAGCGCGGGGTGCGTGTGGTCGAACGCGGCGAGCACGGCCAGCAGCCGGCCGGGCGCGGAGCGGGCGGTCACGGCGAGGACGCCCTGGTCCATCGGGTACTCCTCACGGCATCAGGCGAGTCCGTCCTCGGCGATCCGCCGCAGCAGGGTGTGCAGCGTCTCGCGTTCGGCCGGGTCGAGGGGGTCCAGCAGTTCGTTCGTCACCCGCAGGCCCGCCTCGTCGGTGCCGCGCAGGAACGCGCGGCCGTCCTCGGTGAGGGCGACGATCCGGCTGCGGCGGTCGTCCGGTGCCGGGCGGCGCTCGGCGAAGCCCAGCTTCTCCAGGTCGTCGACCAGGCCGACGATCGCGC
The sequence above is a segment of the Streptomyces asoensis genome. Coding sequences within it:
- a CDS encoding IclR family transcriptional regulator — its product is MDQGVLAVTARSAPGRLLAVLAAFDHTHPALSLTDISRRAGLTLTTAHRLVSALTEWGALERDPSGVYHVGLRLWEVAALAPRGLALRQVALPFLEDLYEATHENVQLAVRDGSEVVYTEWLSGRSAVGVHIRVGARWPLHVTGVGLALLAHSDFELQETYCAGPLASYTAHTITDPVRLRRVLAEVRRAGVAVSSRQVTDDALSVAAPVRGPGGAVTAAVSVVVPHADAQVPVLAPAVRIAARGISRALGWQPE
- a CDS encoding MarR family winged helix-turn-helix transcriptional regulator, whose amino-acid sequence is MRGLHADTGYLLYRLGLRSGQLFNTFLQESGVRLRHYAVLRFLATSEGVLQRELSARLGYDPSAIVGLVDDLEKLGFAERRPAPDDRRSRIVALTEDGRAFLRGTDEAGLRVTNELLDPLDPAERETLHTLLRRIAEDGLA